One genomic window of Actinoplanes lobatus includes the following:
- a CDS encoding mycothiol transferase — translation MTDPDAKANLVRYLREARESLLGKLDGLSEYDMRRPLVPTGTNLLGLVKHVAVVTAAYFGEVFDRPFPRPLLSLTEGAEPNADMWAGDNVHEADEAWWAAYRDRLEATARSFA, via the coding sequence ATGACTGATCCGGACGCCAAGGCGAATCTTGTCCGCTACCTGCGGGAGGCCCGCGAGTCGCTGCTCGGGAAGCTCGACGGACTGTCGGAGTACGACATGCGACGGCCCCTCGTACCGACCGGAACGAACCTGCTCGGACTGGTCAAACACGTGGCCGTGGTGACCGCCGCCTACTTCGGAGAGGTGTTCGACCGGCCGTTCCCCAGGCCCCTGCTCAGCCTGACCGAGGGCGCCGAACCCAACGCGGACATGTGGGCCGGCGACAACGTCCACGAGGCCGACGAGGCGTGGTGGGCCGCCTACCGGGACAGGCTGGAAGCCACCGCGCGTTCCTTCGCCTGA
- a CDS encoding lysyl oxidase family protein: MKSSLYSVSIRCSLSARRALRRLMSALLVTMLVTLGLHVAPGAAVAATPKKIKVTNAGPAKFWTGSVRVDGPVNPAVPECQAVHCDRLDLAVSLPPGIWRHPGGVQVAIRWDGATEAALGLYVYRGRTLVASSAAGVGLAQSVLIPSAANGMYTVYVSYGVTYGAVDPDPVIAYEGLAEVEFNPPKYPIRDLLPDLKSMPQENVTYDNPGTIFDDTAQPGQSCFDSERGEQGAVQCLRFDQVLQNVGAGPLELRFSRQAGVLQDEPVVQRVYRSDGTYTDRDAGFVEFHPVHGHYHFEGFAQSELWLADASGSPVGTAPAATGDKVSFCVADTDLVTFGQKGDAPMSYPAPDCLEPKLVEGATEYFWYGMSRGWADRYNWYLPGQFIDTQGLTDGTYVLYTRVDPDDKLQEVTETDNCGSVVVRLTGLATAGPHADLLGTGPACV; the protein is encoded by the coding sequence ATGAAGTCGTCGCTCTATTCCGTATCGATCCGATGCTCGCTGTCCGCCCGCCGTGCCCTGCGGCGGCTCATGTCGGCCCTGCTCGTGACCATGCTGGTCACGCTGGGCCTGCACGTTGCGCCCGGCGCCGCGGTCGCGGCCACTCCCAAGAAGATCAAGGTAACGAACGCCGGGCCCGCCAAGTTCTGGACCGGCTCCGTGCGGGTGGACGGCCCGGTCAACCCGGCCGTTCCCGAATGCCAGGCCGTCCATTGCGACCGGCTTGACCTCGCCGTCTCGCTGCCGCCGGGCATCTGGCGTCACCCCGGCGGCGTGCAGGTCGCGATCCGCTGGGACGGCGCCACCGAGGCCGCCCTCGGCCTTTACGTCTATCGCGGCCGGACCCTGGTGGCCAGCTCGGCGGCGGGGGTGGGCTTGGCCCAGTCGGTGCTGATCCCGTCGGCGGCCAACGGCATGTACACGGTCTATGTCTCGTACGGCGTCACCTACGGCGCCGTGGACCCGGACCCCGTCATCGCGTACGAGGGCCTCGCCGAGGTGGAGTTCAACCCGCCCAAGTATCCGATCCGCGACCTGCTGCCCGACCTCAAATCCATGCCGCAGGAGAACGTCACCTACGACAACCCGGGCACGATCTTCGACGACACGGCCCAGCCCGGACAGTCCTGCTTCGACAGTGAGCGGGGCGAGCAGGGCGCCGTCCAGTGCCTGCGCTTCGACCAGGTGTTGCAGAACGTCGGCGCCGGCCCGCTCGAGCTGCGGTTCAGCCGGCAGGCCGGGGTGTTGCAGGACGAGCCGGTGGTGCAGCGGGTCTACCGTTCCGACGGCACGTACACCGACCGCGATGCCGGCTTCGTCGAGTTCCACCCGGTGCACGGCCACTACCATTTCGAGGGCTTCGCCCAGTCCGAGTTGTGGCTGGCCGACGCGTCCGGCAGCCCGGTGGGCACCGCTCCGGCCGCGACCGGTGACAAGGTCAGCTTCTGCGTGGCCGATACCGACCTGGTCACGTTCGGCCAGAAGGGTGATGCCCCGATGTCGTACCCGGCGCCTGACTGTCTTGAACCGAAGCTGGTCGAGGGCGCCACCGAGTACTTCTGGTACGGCATGTCCCGGGGATGGGCCGACCGGTACAACTGGTACCTGCCGGGCCAGTTCATCGACACCCAGGGCCTGACCGACGGCACATACGTGCTCTACACCCGGGTCGACCCGGACGACAAGTTGCAGGAGGTCACCGAGACCGACAACTGCGGCAGCGTGGTGGTCCGGTTGACCGGGCTGGCCACCGCCGGCCCGCACGCCGACCTTCTCGGCACCGGCCCGGCCTGCGTCTGA
- a CDS encoding ArsR/SmtB family transcription factor has translation MARAATTSDAFNAIAEPQRRDILALLRAGEWPVTDLAQELGMSQPRASKHLRVLREVGLVRVREVGKQRLYGLDARGLQPIHEWVGGFERFWAGGFDRLETYVQELKQTRQED, from the coding sequence ATGGCACGAGCAGCGACGACGTCGGACGCGTTCAACGCGATCGCCGAGCCGCAGCGCCGGGACATCCTGGCGCTGCTGCGGGCGGGGGAGTGGCCGGTCACCGACCTGGCCCAGGAGCTGGGGATGAGCCAGCCGCGGGCGTCGAAGCACCTGCGAGTGCTCCGGGAGGTGGGGCTGGTGCGCGTCCGTGAGGTGGGCAAGCAGCGCCTCTACGGCCTGGATGCCCGCGGGTTGCAGCCGATCCACGAGTGGGTGGGCGGATTCGAACGGTTCTGGGCCGGCGGTTTCGACCGGCTGGAAACGTACGTGCAG